In the genome of Chryseobacterium sp. 52, the window GGTTTTTCTGTGTTCTGTTCTTATTTCCAAGCCTCATTTTAAAAATTTAATTTTCGGCATCAGCATCCTTTTCTTATTCCTTATTAAAAATATATGGACATTCGGATATCCGATATTTCCTGTTGCAGTAGGTGACTTAGGATTCAGTTGGAAACCCAATCCTGAAGTATTAAAAATCTCTTCACAATATGCAGTTCAGAAGACATATGATATGCAGTATACTTATGAGGAAATTCAAAAATTCTCTTCATATGATGCTGTCAGAAACTGGTTTTCACTGGACGGAATTAAATCAAAAATCAATATTCTTTTCATCCTGAGTTTGATAATATTCTCCGTTTTTGCTTTCATTAAAAAGAAAAAGATCATCAGTCTGATCTGTATCTCCATACTAATAAAAAGTATACTGATATTAACGTTTTCAGCCCAATATCGTTTTTTTATAGATGTATTCTTTGTGATTATTTTTATTCTGTTTACTCATTTAAACAAAAAAACATCCTTACTCTTTTTATCTTTTTCGGGTTCTGTTGTGATCGGATTTTTAAGCTTTCCCAATTTCATCCGCCAGTATGTTCCGAGTTTCAAACCTGGAAATTTCATGGCAGGATTCAAAAAAGAACAGTTGTATACCCCTTCTGTTTATCACTACAACACATTTGAGACTTTCCGGATTGGCAACTTAAAGTTCAATGTTTCAAAAAATTACCCTTTCAATTTTGACACCCCGATTCCTTCAATTTCAGAAGGTTATATTCCTGACGATATAAAAGCAGGAATTTTTCCTCAGTATATTGACGAAAAAAATATCAAAAAAGGATTCATCTGGAAACAACTGACACCGCAGGAAAAACGGGAAGCAGAGAACGTTATCAATAATATCAAAAACACTGATAAATAGAACAAATCCAGAAACTTTATTATCTGAAGAAAAATAGGTAATTTTGTATCATGTTCAACACATTAGGTAATCTTCTCAGTCTTACAACATTTGGAGAAAGTCACGGCGTGGCTTACGGTGGTATCATCAATAATTTTCCGGCAGGATTAACGGTAGATTTCGATAAAATTCAATATGAATTGGATCGCAGAAAACCCGGCCAGTCTGCTATTGTTACTCAAAGAAAAGAAAGTGACACGGTAAAGTTCCTTTCCGGGATCTTTGACGGAAAAACAACAGGTACCCCAATAGGTTTTATTATAGAAAATGAAAATCAGAAATCTAAGGACTATGATCATATTGCAGATTCATATCGTCCCAGTCATGCAGATTTCACATATGACCAGAAATTCGGGATCAGAGACTATCGCGGCGGCGGAAAATCATCAGCAAGGGAAACCATCAACTGGGTAGTTGCAGGTGCATTGGCCAAGCAGCTTTTATCCGGTATTGAGATCAATGCTTATGTCTCTTCGGTAGGCGATATCTTCTGCGAAAAACCTTATCAGGCATTGGATTTTTCAAAAACGGAAAGTAATGATGTCCGTTGTCCGGATGCTGAGACCGCTGAAAAAATGATCGAAAGAATCAAAGAAATAAAAAAAGAAGGCAATACCATTGGCGGAACGGTTACCTGTGTGATCAAAAATGTTCCTGTAGGAATTGGAGAGCCTATTTTTTCCAAACTTCAGGCTGAACTTGGCAAAGCGATGCTGAATATTAATGCCTGCAAAGGATTTGAATACGGAAGCGGTTTCTGTGGTGCTAAAATGACTGGAAAGGAGCATAATGATGCCTTCAATACAGATTTTACAACACAATCTAATCTTTCGGGAGGCATCCAGGGTGGAATTTCAAACGGAATGGATATTTATTTCCGTGCTGCATTCAAGCCTGTAGCAACTATTTTAAGACCACAGGAAAGTGTAGACAAATATGGCAATCCTGTTATCGTAGAAGGAAAAGGACGTCACGATCCATGTGTAGTACCCAGAGCCGTTCCTATTGTGGAAAGTCTGGCTGCATTTGTACTGGCTGATTTGTTCTTAATTAACAAAACAAGAAACATCAATAATTTTTAATATAAATACTTTTAGTAATGAAAAATTACTGGGATCAGGGCATTTCTTTTGAAGAATATATCCGCATCGGAAGAGAAAGATTAGAAAATCCTTCCAACCAACAGGAAATCGACTATAAACAATATTACGAACTTGGGCTTCAGAGAATGGACAGAACACTGAAAAAGTATGTCCCGGATGAAGAGCAGCTAAAAGAATTGGCTTCTAAGAATTTTGACGGAAAAATCCTGATCATTTCAGAAGCATGGTGTGGTGATGCCAGTGCAACAGTTCCTGCACTTATTACTTTTTTCAAAGGGCACAATGAGGTGAGAATTTTCCTGAGAGACAGTGATAAAAGCCTGATCAATCAGTTCCTGACCAACGGCACAGAATCTATTCCAAAAGTAATTATTCTGGATAAAGATTTTAAGGTAAAAAATTCATGGGGACCGCGCCCGAAATACGGATATGAATTATTAATGAAGCATAAAGCAGATCCTGAAGCGTATCCAAAAGATCATTTTTATAACGACCTGCAGTTGTATTATGCTAAAAACAGAGGCAAAGATTCAGTTCAGGAAATTTTAGAGTTATTATCGTAAAATAGAATTCCACACGGCAAAAAAATAAAAGTAAAGATCAACGCATGAAAAAGAATATCATTTATCTTGTCCTTATCATCATTATTGGTGTGGTAGCTTTTGTTCCCGGGGTAAAAGAATACCTCAGAGAACAGTTTTTCCCGATCGCTACCATTGAAAATGCCGTCCATGTAAGTGAGGAAGATTATGACATTGAACTTAAAGGAATCAATGCACCGAGTACCAATCTTAAAAATTTTAAAAACAAAGCCGTTTTCCTTAACTTCTGGGGAACATGGTGTCCGCCATGCAGAAAGGAATGGCCTACCATCCAAAAATTATATGACTCCCGAAAAGGAAATGTAGATTTCGTTCTGATTGCGATGAATGACAAAGAAGAAGATGTAAGAAAGTTTTTAAAAGAGAATAATTATACCGTTCCTGTTTATATTGCACAAAGTCCCATATCTGAAAAAATTCTTCCAAAGGTTTTCCCCACCACTTTCCTTCTGGATAAAAACGGAAGAATCATCATAAAAGAAGATGCCTACAGAGATTGGAACACAGAGACTGTGCATCAGTTCATTGACAATATCATCAAGTAATTTATTTAACTAAATTTTATAGTTTATTGGTATAAAATTTGCGAAATTTACTACGTTGAAAAATTTATTAAACTAAACACAAAATGAAATATTCAAAATTGAATCTTGCAAAAGAAGCCATCAGCCATAAAGGCTTCGTAAAAAAAATCCCTGACATCTTCAGAATGGTAAAATTATGGAGAAAAGGTCTGTACCCGATGAGATCCATCGACATTATCCTTCCCCTTCTGGGAATTTTATACGTGATCTCCCCTATTGACCTTCTTCCTGAATTTGCGGTACCTGTATTAGGGGTTATGGATGACCTGGCGGTATTATCCCTGACAATTCCAAAACTGATCAAAGAAGTTGACAAGTTCTTGTTGTGGGAAGCCGAACAGAGGCTGAATGGTACAAAAGTAATCGACGCAGAAATTGTAAAATAATAATTTACAGAAATACAATGTAAGCCATCCTGAGAAATTTAGGATGGTTTTTTTGTTTACAAATTGTTGATAAATTTTTAAGCCTTGTTTCAAATCCTTAAATTTGCAATATCTAATAAAAAATAATGGAAAGTAAAAAAGAGTTTTTCTTAGAGTGCTACAAGCTGGGCATCATCAAATTCGGAAGGTTTACCTTAAAAAGCGGTATTGAAAGTCCGTTCTATGTAGACCTTAGACCTTTGGCCTCAGACCCTAAAATCCTAAAAAATCTGGCTAATTATTTACTGGAAATGCTTCCATTGGATAATTTCGATTTAATCTGCGGAGTACCTTATGCAGCGCTTCCGATGGCTACTGCAATGTCTTTGGAAAGCTATATTCCATTAATTATTAAAAGAAAAGAAGCCAAGAGCTACGGGACTAAAAAACTGATCGAAGGAATTTATCAGAAAGGTCAGAACTGTCTTTTGGTAGAAGATGTGATCACTTCCGGAAAATCTCTTGTAGAAACCATTGCAGAAGTGGAACAGGAAGACCTTAAAGTGGCTGATATTGTTGTAGTTCTCGACAGAGAGCAAGGGGGAAAACAGCTGCTTGAAAGCAAAGGCTACAGAGTTCATACCCTTTTCAATATTTCGGAAGTATGTACTATTCTTCAGGAAAACGGAGAGCTGTCTGATGAAGAAGTAAAGAGAATTCAGGATTTCCTGCAGGGGAATCATATTCAGTTTGAAGAAGTGACAAGAAGTTCTTACGAACAGAAACTGCAAAACGCTCAACATTCAGTGTCTAAGAAATTATTAGCAACTGCTCTGGAGAAAAAATCAAACCTGATTGCATCTGCTGATGTTACCACAACACAGGAATTGCTTGAACTTGCTGAAAAAGTAGGACCTCATGTTATTGCATTAAAAACGCATATTGATATTATTTCAGATTTTGAATACGAAAAAACAATCGTTCCTTTAAAAGCATTGGCTGAAAAGCACAAGTTTTTATTAATGGAAGACAGAAAGTTTGCAGATATCGGTAATACACAGGAACTACAGTTTACCAGCGGTGTATTTAAAATTACAGACTGGGCAGATTTCGTTACATCACAGGTAATTGGAGGTTTTGAGTCATTAGACTGTTTCAAAAATGTAGGCGTTGTCGCTATTGTAGGTATGTCTTCCAAAGGTGCACTAACTACTGCCAGCTACCGTGAAGAAGCTCTAAAAGTAGCTTTATCCCATCCTAACGTTATTGGAGGTGTTTCACAGAATCAGATTCCTGAGGAATTGTTGCTTTTCACTCCGGGTGTTAACCTTGCAGATTCAGGAGATGGAAAAGGACAGCAGTACAACACTCCTGAACATGTTTTCAAAATGCTTCACACCGATTTTATTATTGTAGGAAGAGGAATTTACAAATCTGAAGATCCTGAAACGGCTGCCATTAC includes:
- a CDS encoding TlpA family protein disulfide reductase; translation: MKKNIIYLVLIIIIGVVAFVPGVKEYLREQFFPIATIENAVHVSEEDYDIELKGINAPSTNLKNFKNKAVFLNFWGTWCPPCRKEWPTIQKLYDSRKGNVDFVLIAMNDKEEDVRKFLKENNYTVPVYIAQSPISEKILPKVFPTTFLLDKNGRIIIKEDAYRDWNTETVHQFIDNIIK
- a CDS encoding YkvA family protein; translated protein: MKYSKLNLAKEAISHKGFVKKIPDIFRMVKLWRKGLYPMRSIDIILPLLGILYVISPIDLLPEFAVPVLGVMDDLAVLSLTIPKLIKEVDKFLLWEAEQRLNGTKVIDAEIVK
- a CDS encoding LIC_10190 family membrane protein, yielding MILLLLSSVLILAVLSGWGKIMESWFGSLFQGISGSILNGILGLSLIWTVLAFFTPINIYVEIPFVSAGILFFFKKKVYHQFYQFSKKDTVLIAGISLVILYSSSFHPYILDHFGYYVPTIKWLTEYGLIKGISNLDLTLGQMSLWHIFQSGFSSFSDPFLRINAVLLIVYVIYIFERKSWIQLCFIPVLLLFSQSPSPDLPVIALSLIILNEIIAGNKNISLLFAFSLFIFSIKPTMIWLPILVFLCSVLISKPHFKNLIFGISILFLFLIKNIWTFGYPIFPVAVGDLGFSWKPNPEVLKISSQYAVQKTYDMQYTYEEIQKFSSYDAVRNWFSLDGIKSKINILFILSLIIFSVFAFIKKKKIISLICISILIKSILILTFSAQYRFFIDVFFVIIFILFTHLNKKTSLLFLSFSGSVVIGFLSFPNFIRQYVPSFKPGNFMAGFKKEQLYTPSVYHYNTFETFRIGNLKFNVSKNYPFNFDTPIPSISEGYIPDDIKAGIFPQYIDEKNIKKGFIWKQLTPQEKREAENVINNIKNTDK
- the aroC gene encoding chorismate synthase, which gives rise to MFNTLGNLLSLTTFGESHGVAYGGIINNFPAGLTVDFDKIQYELDRRKPGQSAIVTQRKESDTVKFLSGIFDGKTTGTPIGFIIENENQKSKDYDHIADSYRPSHADFTYDQKFGIRDYRGGGKSSARETINWVVAGALAKQLLSGIEINAYVSSVGDIFCEKPYQALDFSKTESNDVRCPDAETAEKMIERIKEIKKEGNTIGGTVTCVIKNVPVGIGEPIFSKLQAELGKAMLNINACKGFEYGSGFCGAKMTGKEHNDAFNTDFTTQSNLSGGIQGGISNGMDIYFRAAFKPVATILRPQESVDKYGNPVIVEGKGRHDPCVVPRAVPIVESLAAFVLADLFLINKTRNINNF
- a CDS encoding thioredoxin family protein, whose amino-acid sequence is MKNYWDQGISFEEYIRIGRERLENPSNQQEIDYKQYYELGLQRMDRTLKKYVPDEEQLKELASKNFDGKILIISEAWCGDASATVPALITFFKGHNEVRIFLRDSDKSLINQFLTNGTESIPKVIILDKDFKVKNSWGPRPKYGYELLMKHKADPEAYPKDHFYNDLQLYYAKNRGKDSVQEILELLS
- the pyrF gene encoding orotidine-5'-phosphate decarboxylase, giving the protein MESKKEFFLECYKLGIIKFGRFTLKSGIESPFYVDLRPLASDPKILKNLANYLLEMLPLDNFDLICGVPYAALPMATAMSLESYIPLIIKRKEAKSYGTKKLIEGIYQKGQNCLLVEDVITSGKSLVETIAEVEQEDLKVADIVVVLDREQGGKQLLESKGYRVHTLFNISEVCTILQENGELSDEEVKRIQDFLQGNHIQFEEVTRSSYEQKLQNAQHSVSKKLLATALEKKSNLIASADVTTTQELLELAEKVGPHVIALKTHIDIISDFEYEKTIVPLKALAEKHKFLLMEDRKFADIGNTQELQFTSGVFKITDWADFVTSQVIGGFESLDCFKNVGVVAIVGMSSKGALTTASYREEALKVALSHPNVIGGVSQNQIPEELLLFTPGVNLADSGDGKGQQYNTPEHVFKMLHTDFIIVGRGIYKSEDPETAAITYKNEGWNAYVNSLQKNEVQG